In the Heteronotia binoei isolate CCM8104 ecotype False Entrance Well chromosome 13, APGP_CSIRO_Hbin_v1, whole genome shotgun sequence genome, one interval contains:
- the DGKE gene encoding diacylglycerol kinase epsilon yields the protein MEKGKSSRLIPSSGLLAERSLAFWTLCSIIVPILITLWCSFRRSRRQGLVQDILRKSKHDWQYVDLFSQPTYCCICSQHILQGAFCNCCGLCVDEGCLKKAERRFLCKEIMTRGEGGVSMTHHWIRGNVPLCSYCVMCKQQCGNQPKLCDYRCIWCQHTVHDECMQNSLKSETCNLGEFRSLIIPPYYLFSVSQMRKDKKTDYGKLTSCYRQHWTPLIILANTRSGNNMGETLLGQFKILLNPVQIFDLTKTTPGKALQLCSWLPVNSARVLVCGGDGTVGWVLDAIDDMKIKGQERYVPQVAILPLGTGNDLSNTLGWGAGYAGEVPVEHILRNVMEADGNKLDRWKVQVTNKGYYNLRKPKVFTMNNYFSIGPDALMALNFHAHREKSPSLFSSRIINKAVYFFYGTKDCLVQECKDLNKKIELELDGERINLPNLEGIIVLNIGYWGGGCRLWEGMGDEPYPLARHDDGLLEVVGVNGSFHCAQIQVKLANPVRLGQAHTVRLILKNSKMPMQVDGEPWAQGPCTVTITHKTHALMLSHSGEQTDDDVSSVSEQELAKDQTDEDT from the exons ATGGAAAAAGGCAAAAGCAGCAGACTAATCCCTTCTTCAGGTCTGTTGGCAGAACGGAGTTTGGCCTTCTGGACTCTTTGTTCGATCATTGTGCCAATACTGATCACCTTGTGGTGCAGCTTTCGGCGATCACGGAGGCAAGGGCTGGTGCAGGACATTTTACGCAAAAGCAAGCATGACTGGCAATATGTGGACCTCTTTAGCCAGCCCACCTATTGCTGCATCTGCTCTCAGCACATCCTCCAGGGAGCTTTCTGCAACTGCTGTGGATTGTGTGTTGATGAAGGGTGCCTGAAGAAGGCTGAGCGTCGTTTCCTCTGCAAGGAGATCATGACAAGGGGTGAAGGAGGGGTCTCTATGACACACCACTGGATTCGAGGCAATGTCCCTCTGTGCAGCTATTGTGTCATGTGCAAGCAACAGTGTGGCAATCAACCCAAGCTTTGTGATTACAG GTGCATTTGGTGCCAGCACACCGTGCATGATGAATGTATGCAAAATTCCTTGAAGAGTGAGACCTGTAATCTTGGAGAATTTCGCAGCTTAATTATCCCACCATATTACTTGTTCAGCGTCAGTCAGATGCGTAAAGACAAGAAAACAGACTATGGCAAG TTAACTTCCTGCTACAGACAACATTGGACTCCATTAATAATCCTGGCTAATACTCGGAGCGGGAACAACATGGGTGAAACATTGCTGGGACAATTTAAGATCTTACTAAACCCAGTTCAG ATTTTTGATCTGACCAAAACGACCCCAGGAAAAGCACTTCAGCTTTGCTCCTGGCTGCCTGTCAATTCGGCACGAGTTCTTGTCTGTGGTGGAGATGGCACTGTGGGCTGGGTCTTGGATGCAATTGATGACATGAAGATCAAG GGGCAAGAGCGGTACGTCCCGCAGGTTGCAATTTTGCCACTCGGTACAGGCAATGACTTGTCTAATACCCTGGGCTGGGGTGCTGGCTATGCTGGAGAGGTCCCTGTGGAGCACATCCTACGCAATGTCATGGAGGCTGATGGAAACAAGCTGGACAG GTGGAAGGTCCAGGTAACAAATAAAGGATACTACAATTTAAGAAAACCAAAG GTCTTCACAATGAACAACTATTTCTCTATAGGGCCGGATGCTCTCATGGCTCTGAATTTTCATGCACATCGTGAGAAATCTCCCTCTCTGTTTTCCAGTAGGATTATTAACAAG gCAGTTTATTTTTTCTATGGAACCAAAGACTGTTTAGTGCAGGAATGTAAAGATTTGAACAAAAAGATTGAG CTAGAGTTGGATGGAGAGAGAATCAATCTGCCCAATTTGGAAGGGATTATCGTTCTGAATATTGGCTACTGGGGCGGTGGCTGTAGGCTGTGGGAAGGAATGGGAGACGAGCCTTATCCTCTGGCAAG GCATGATGATGGCTTGCTGGAAGTTGTTGGTGTCAACGGCTCTTTTCACTGTGCACAGATTCAAGTGAAGTTAGCAAATCCTGTCCGACTGGGTCAGGCGCATACTGTGAGG TTGATCCTGAAGAATTCAAAGATGCCAATGCAGGTGGATGGAGAACCCTGGGCACAAGGTCCTTGCACTGTTACTATAACTCATAAGACCCACGCACTGATGCTGTCTCATTCAGGTGAACAGACGGATGATGATGTGTCCAGTGTATCTGAACAGGAACTGGCTAAGGATCAGACGGATGAAGACACATAG